The following are from one region of the Nymphaea colorata isolate Beijing-Zhang1983 chromosome 7, ASM883128v2, whole genome shotgun sequence genome:
- the LOC126410195 gene encoding uncharacterized protein LOC126410195, with the protein MYQIKRGIYSLKQGDLSVASFFAALKTKWEELDYHVNDDWHCGSDHALYREKEWMDRTFIFLGGLRDEFESIRSQILNCDEIPGIEEVYAGVESEEQRRQVMHIDSSQGSSPSAFVSRASRTGQRPVRRCSHCNKLGHSVDFCWDIHPEKKLVRGRPPSSRRGSSVLDSSQGNSSHVEKSKLSSEQIKELQAYISRLSTTQEETSTTEGAKLAQALVATSDQGLGDGEEDWDWFGY; encoded by the exons atgtaccaaatcaaacgtggCATCTACtcccttaaacagggtgacttgtctgttgcatccttctttgcagccctgaagactaaatgggaggaactggactatcatgtgaatgatgactggcattgtggttctgatcatgccctgtaccgggaaaaagaatggatggaccggaccttcattttccttggaggattacgtgatgaatttgaatccattaggagccaaattctaaACTGTGACGAGATTCCtgggattgaggaggtgtatgccggggtagaatctgaggaacaacgtcgccaagtcatgcatattgactccagccAGGGGAGTTCTCCCTCAGCGTTTGTTAGCCGTGCCTCTAGGACTGGACAACGTCCTGTTCGGcgttgtagtcattgtaacaagttggggcattctgtggatttttgttgggatattcatcccgagaagaaacttgttcgtggtcgtcctccttctagtcggCGAGGGTCGTCTGTGCTTGACTCTAGTCAGGGTAATTCATCacatgttgaaaaatcaaagctttcctCTGAGCAAATCAAGGAGTTGCAAGCTTATATCAGCCGGCTTTCTACTACACAAGAGGAAACTTCCACGACCGagggagctaagttagctcaagctcttgtggccacaagtgatcaag gacttggtgacggggaagaagattgggattggttcggttattga